A stretch of Hydractinia symbiolongicarpus strain clone_291-10 chromosome 9, HSymV2.1, whole genome shotgun sequence DNA encodes these proteins:
- the LOC130657155 gene encoding uncharacterized protein LOC130657155 isoform X2, whose product MDVCIVLLILSCASLTHAAACLNGGIDNSAGTCTCKSGFYGVICDQYADSYQLTYDRTPVRPDALKAELKKNLARLNITTIVQISVGNAFKLTFLRKLTAENRANIQSVASTSARNIETDGTGIKVLGDIVDFNECKAGSGRQSCDSRPCINTEGSFKCGCKAGEKAENFECVKDVDTKKTVIYIWSGVVAAVVLIMLAFIIFYRWKKIEKGKRLQQEQDEKIKARSSSLTPTNLNQFDQYGQMRRPSPTGSSVLDGPIVPNRRMSAAYPPDVTSLYSYSSRMYPMSEPEYVLRNPDFARHRLSAPILDPGPNFGMYENDGYDYDVPKYSASLPQGVGDDGMSYMSGRASSVIPTSFPSDMTLTRDDRYEQ is encoded by the exons ATGGATGTATGCATAG ttCTACTTATTTTGAGTTGTGCATCTTTGACGCATGCAGCAGCTTGTCTAAATGGTGGCATAGACAATTCGGCAGGTACTTGCACTTGTAAATCTGGATTTTACGGAGTCATCTGTGATCAAT ACGCAGACTCGTACCAACTAACCTACGATCGTACTCCCGTACGTCCTGATGCATTGAAAGCAGAACTAAAAAAAAACCTTGCTCGGCTTAATATAACGACAATAGTGCAGATTTCAGTTGGAAATGCCTTTAAACTAACTTTCCTTAGAAAACTCACAGCAGAGAATCGAGCAAACATCCAATCAGTAGCCTCTACGTCAGCGAGAAACATTGAAACCGATGGCACAGGAATAAAAGTGTTGGGTGATATAGTTGATTTTAATGAGTGCAAAGCAGGTTCCGGGAGACAGTCGTGCGATAGCAGGCCATGTATTAACACAGAGGGGAGTTTCAAATGTGGATGCAAGGCTGGAGAAAAAGCAGAAAACTTTGAATGTGTAAAAGATG TGGATACCAAGAAAACAGTGATTTACATTTGGTCAGGTGTTGTAGCCGCTGTGGTGTTAATAATGCTTGCTTTCATTATTTTCTATCGATGGAAAAAAATCGAGAAAGG aaagaGGCTGCAGCAGGAGCAGGACGAGAAAATCAAAGCAAGAAGTTCATCCCTTACTCCAACAAACCTGAATCAGTTTGATCAATATGGACAAATGAGAAGGCCCTCTCCAACAGGATCATCTGTATTAGATGGACCAATTGTACCCAACAGACGCATGTCGGCTGCCTACCCACCTGATGTAACATCACTCTATTCATACAGTTCAAGAATGTACCCGATGTCCGAACCCGAATATGTTCTTCGTAATCCCGATTTTGCCAGACACAGATTATCGGCACCTATACTTGATCCTGGACCAAATTTCGGTATGTACGAAAACGATGGATATGATTACGACGTTCCGAAATATTCGGCGTCTTTACCTCAAGGAGTAGGTGATGATGGAATGAGCTATATGAGTGGGCGTGCATCCTCTGTTATACCAACTAGCTTTCCTTCTGACATGACTCTAACAAGAGATGACCGATATGAACAGTGA
- the LOC130657155 gene encoding uncharacterized protein LOC130657155 isoform X1 — MTSQQGVNTSTIFVLLILSCASLTHAAACLNGGIDNSAGTCTCKSGFYGVICDQYADSYQLTYDRTPVRPDALKAELKKNLARLNITTIVQISVGNAFKLTFLRKLTAENRANIQSVASTSARNIETDGTGIKVLGDIVDFNECKAGSGRQSCDSRPCINTEGSFKCGCKAGEKAENFECVKDVDTKKTVIYIWSGVVAAVVLIMLAFIIFYRWKKIEKGKRLQQEQDEKIKARSSSLTPTNLNQFDQYGQMRRPSPTGSSVLDGPIVPNRRMSAAYPPDVTSLYSYSSRMYPMSEPEYVLRNPDFARHRLSAPILDPGPNFGMYENDGYDYDVPKYSASLPQGVGDDGMSYMSGRASSVIPTSFPSDMTLTRDDRYEQ; from the exons ttCTACTTATTTTGAGTTGTGCATCTTTGACGCATGCAGCAGCTTGTCTAAATGGTGGCATAGACAATTCGGCAGGTACTTGCACTTGTAAATCTGGATTTTACGGAGTCATCTGTGATCAAT ACGCAGACTCGTACCAACTAACCTACGATCGTACTCCCGTACGTCCTGATGCATTGAAAGCAGAACTAAAAAAAAACCTTGCTCGGCTTAATATAACGACAATAGTGCAGATTTCAGTTGGAAATGCCTTTAAACTAACTTTCCTTAGAAAACTCACAGCAGAGAATCGAGCAAACATCCAATCAGTAGCCTCTACGTCAGCGAGAAACATTGAAACCGATGGCACAGGAATAAAAGTGTTGGGTGATATAGTTGATTTTAATGAGTGCAAAGCAGGTTCCGGGAGACAGTCGTGCGATAGCAGGCCATGTATTAACACAGAGGGGAGTTTCAAATGTGGATGCAAGGCTGGAGAAAAAGCAGAAAACTTTGAATGTGTAAAAGATG TGGATACCAAGAAAACAGTGATTTACATTTGGTCAGGTGTTGTAGCCGCTGTGGTGTTAATAATGCTTGCTTTCATTATTTTCTATCGATGGAAAAAAATCGAGAAAGG aaagaGGCTGCAGCAGGAGCAGGACGAGAAAATCAAAGCAAGAAGTTCATCCCTTACTCCAACAAACCTGAATCAGTTTGATCAATATGGACAAATGAGAAGGCCCTCTCCAACAGGATCATCTGTATTAGATGGACCAATTGTACCCAACAGACGCATGTCGGCTGCCTACCCACCTGATGTAACATCACTCTATTCATACAGTTCAAGAATGTACCCGATGTCCGAACCCGAATATGTTCTTCGTAATCCCGATTTTGCCAGACACAGATTATCGGCACCTATACTTGATCCTGGACCAAATTTCGGTATGTACGAAAACGATGGATATGATTACGACGTTCCGAAATATTCGGCGTCTTTACCTCAAGGAGTAGGTGATGATGGAATGAGCTATATGAGTGGGCGTGCATCCTCTGTTATACCAACTAGCTTTCCTTCTGACATGACTCTAACAAGAGATGACCGATATGAACAGTGA